One window of Nocardia nova SH22a genomic DNA carries:
- the eno gene encoding phosphopyruvate hydratase, whose protein sequence is MAIIEQVGAREILDSRGNPTVEVEIGLDDGTVTRAAVPSGASTGEHEAVELRDGGDRYGGKGVRKAVEGVLDEIAPSVIGLDAVEQRAVDQVLLDLDGTPDKSRLGANALLGVSLAVARAAAQSSDLELFRYLGGPNAHVLPVPMMNILNGGAHADTSVDVQEFMIAPIGAPTFREALRWGAEVYHALKAELKSKGLATGLGDEGGFAPDLAGGTREALDLIAAAIGKAGYNLGSDVALALDVAATEFHSAAGYKFEGSERTAEQMAEFYNGLLSAYPLVSIEDPLSEDDWDGWVSLTDLIGDKVQLVGDDLFVTNPERLEDGIAKGAANALLVKVNQIGTLTETLDAVELAHRNGYKTMMSHRSGETEDTTIADLAVAVGSGQIKTGAPARSERVAKYNQLLRIEDGLGDSARYAGDVAFPRFAFEG, encoded by the coding sequence GTGGCCATCATCGAACAGGTCGGAGCTCGCGAGATCCTGGATTCGCGCGGTAACCCCACCGTCGAGGTCGAGATCGGACTCGACGACGGCACGGTGACCCGGGCGGCGGTACCGTCCGGCGCCTCCACCGGCGAGCACGAGGCCGTGGAACTGCGTGACGGCGGCGACCGCTACGGCGGCAAGGGTGTGCGCAAGGCCGTCGAGGGCGTCCTCGACGAGATCGCGCCGTCGGTCATCGGCCTGGACGCGGTCGAGCAGCGCGCGGTCGATCAGGTGCTGCTGGATCTGGACGGCACCCCGGACAAGTCCCGGCTCGGCGCCAACGCGCTGCTGGGCGTCTCGCTCGCGGTCGCCCGTGCCGCGGCGCAGTCGTCGGATCTGGAGCTGTTCCGCTACCTGGGCGGCCCCAACGCCCACGTGCTGCCGGTGCCGATGATGAACATCCTCAACGGTGGCGCCCATGCCGACACCAGTGTCGACGTGCAGGAATTCATGATCGCCCCGATCGGCGCGCCCACCTTCCGCGAGGCGCTGCGCTGGGGCGCCGAGGTCTATCACGCCCTCAAGGCGGAGCTGAAGTCCAAGGGCCTGGCCACCGGCCTCGGTGACGAGGGCGGTTTCGCTCCCGATCTGGCCGGCGGCACCCGCGAGGCGCTGGATCTGATCGCGGCCGCGATCGGCAAGGCCGGATACAACCTGGGCAGCGATGTCGCACTGGCACTCGACGTGGCCGCGACCGAGTTCCACAGCGCCGCGGGCTACAAGTTCGAAGGTTCCGAGCGCACCGCCGAGCAGATGGCCGAGTTCTACAACGGCCTGCTGTCGGCCTACCCGCTGGTCTCCATCGAGGACCCGCTGTCGGAGGACGACTGGGACGGCTGGGTGTCGCTGACCGATCTGATCGGCGACAAGGTCCAGCTGGTCGGCGACGATCTGTTCGTCACCAACCCGGAGCGGCTCGAGGACGGTATCGCCAAGGGCGCCGCGAACGCGCTGCTGGTGAAGGTCAACCAGATCGGCACCCTGACCGAGACCCTGGACGCGGTCGAACTGGCCCACCGCAACGGTTACAAGACCATGATGAGCCACCGTTCCGGCGAGACCGAGGACACCACCATCGCCGATCTGGCGGTCGCGGTCGGCAGCGGTCAGATCAAGACCGGTGCGCCCGCTCGCAGCGAGCGCGTCGCCAAGTACAACCAGCTGCTGCGGATCGAGGACGGTCTGGGCGATTCGGCTCGCTACGCCGGTGACGTCGCGTTCCCCCGGTTCGCGTTCGAGGGGTAG
- a CDS encoding lytic transglycosylase domain-containing protein has protein sequence MRSTIPGFRNLALAAVATVAVLSGCSGIDNLPPVPDGIPPGAGAPVPPIDLDAPGRSAEQLRDWAAGQSDALGIPAVALEAYGYAAAVMARSAPDCGIGWTTVAGIARVESKHGSHGGSHLDADGEVRPPIRGVPLDGSPGVARILDAAATEQAGAPVYVRAEGPFQFLPETWQHWGVDANGDGRPDPDNIDDASLTAARYLCASGGDLRTPEGWRQAVLTYNQSTTYLATVRYKAAAYSVGRRA, from the coding sequence GTGCGCTCGACTATCCCCGGTTTCCGGAACCTCGCCCTCGCCGCCGTCGCGACGGTCGCGGTGCTGTCCGGATGCTCCGGAATCGACAATCTGCCGCCCGTTCCGGACGGGATACCGCCCGGTGCGGGCGCGCCGGTTCCACCCATCGATCTCGACGCTCCCGGCCGCAGTGCCGAACAGTTGCGTGATTGGGCCGCTGGACAATCCGATGCGCTCGGAATTCCCGCCGTGGCGCTCGAGGCGTACGGCTATGCCGCGGCCGTGATGGCGCGGTCGGCGCCCGACTGCGGGATCGGATGGACCACGGTCGCCGGAATCGCGCGCGTGGAGAGTAAACACGGCAGCCACGGCGGATCGCATCTGGACGCCGACGGTGAGGTCCGGCCGCCGATCCGTGGTGTGCCGCTGGACGGATCTCCCGGTGTGGCAAGGATTCTGGACGCCGCGGCCACCGAGCAGGCCGGTGCTCCGGTCTATGTGCGCGCCGAGGGGCCGTTCCAATTCCTGCCCGAGACCTGGCAGCACTGGGGTGTGGACGCCAACGGCGACGGCCGCCCCGATCCGGACAATATCGATGACGCCTCGCTCACCGCCGCCCGCTATCTGTGCGCCAGCGGCGGCGACTTGCGGACCCCCGAGGGATGGCGGCAGGCGGTCCTGACCTACAACCAGTCCACGACCTATCTGGCGACCGTCCGATACAAGGCGGCCGCCTACAGCGTCGGCCGTCGCGCCTAG
- a CDS encoding TauD/TfdA family dioxygenase, protein MKNVLRERKTPHYEEGEPIDRRTLPEEAAAAVLCSAREIALTLEHGPGTAELPVTLADPMLIRLVDAYATDLPAAVRIALRPPDTAAGAAIIGRLDVPEAELGATPNDWRAAANSALPASFHLDIAMLLLARCAGEPFGWQGQQGGRLVNNILPTPGHEDEQSGASSTTLLSPHTEDAFHPERAHLLLLGCLRNPERVGTTISSVRQVRLAPDQHRRLTEPTLPILPDVSYGDDFGDHRPAPVATIGAGAHGPTLRYDPAYTPLAEADDEYRCAYAELGAELERVCHSAALSPGELLLMDNDVVVHGRVPFTPRYDGTDRWLKRVNIRLARPRTSAEAGESGYGQRTVRPFGPKPAGEQDVSNP, encoded by the coding sequence GTGAAAAACGTTCTCCGCGAACGTAAGACACCCCACTACGAAGAAGGCGAGCCGATCGACCGCCGCACGCTTCCGGAAGAAGCAGCGGCGGCCGTGCTGTGTTCGGCCAGAGAGATCGCACTCACACTCGAGCACGGCCCCGGCACCGCCGAACTACCGGTGACTCTCGCCGATCCGATGCTGATCCGGCTGGTCGACGCCTACGCCACCGATCTCCCGGCCGCGGTGCGCATCGCGCTGCGCCCGCCCGATACCGCCGCGGGCGCCGCGATCATCGGCCGCTTGGACGTGCCCGAGGCCGAACTCGGTGCGACACCGAACGATTGGCGCGCGGCCGCGAATTCCGCCCTGCCCGCATCGTTCCACCTCGACATCGCGATGCTGCTGCTGGCGCGCTGCGCCGGTGAGCCGTTCGGCTGGCAGGGCCAGCAGGGCGGACGGCTGGTCAACAACATCCTGCCCACCCCCGGGCACGAGGACGAGCAGTCCGGTGCGAGCAGCACGACCCTGCTCAGCCCGCACACCGAGGACGCCTTCCATCCCGAACGCGCGCATCTGCTGCTGCTGGGCTGCCTGCGCAATCCGGAGCGGGTGGGCACGACGATCTCGTCGGTGCGGCAGGTGCGGCTCGCCCCGGACCAGCACCGGCGGCTCACCGAGCCCACGCTGCCGATCCTGCCCGACGTCTCCTACGGCGACGATTTCGGCGATCACCGCCCGGCGCCGGTGGCGACCATCGGCGCCGGCGCACACGGCCCGACGCTGCGCTACGACCCGGCCTACACGCCGCTGGCCGAGGCCGACGACGAATACCGTTGCGCCTATGCCGAACTCGGCGCGGAGCTGGAGCGGGTCTGTCACAGCGCGGCGCTGTCTCCGGGGGAATTGCTGCTCATGGACAATGATGTCGTCGTGCACGGCCGGGTTCCGTTCACACCTCGTTACGACGGAACCGACCGCTGGCTCAAACGGGTGAATATCCGGCTGGCCCGCCCCCGCACATCGGCCGAGGCCGGTGAGAGCGGCTACGGCCAGCGCACCGTTCGTCCGTTCGGGCCGAAACCCGCTGGGGAGCAGGACGTCTCGAACCCATGA
- a CDS encoding ornithine cyclodeaminase gives MKRRKAVSRPTPLRVLSRSDLADVPIAPIEVVRAVEEAYLALAQGESDNPRKLSVAHPDGWSVAYAMLGRDGRRRVVAMKTSYKFDPSHDRSTKRYYTTITLYDDATGTPIAMMDCSRVGALRTPAVSALLVRETARPGAHSVLLIGTGTQGRNALPHLLAANPQLDRLMVYGTHPEGLAAVAEYLREHAPHRQLEVVDDPYAAAASADIVLATAGPGTEVALESSDLAPGSVVVLVGYGLAPSTLVDADRVVATSAEQMALTGTDMAGPDGRLRPVDAELPAILSRRLPARIRPDERLFVYNSGLVLTDVAVAHALAERAIAEGRGTEVPLWD, from the coding sequence ATGAAACGAAGGAAAGCAGTGAGCCGACCCACACCGTTGCGCGTACTCAGCCGCAGCGATCTCGCCGATGTCCCCATCGCCCCGATCGAGGTGGTGCGCGCCGTGGAGGAGGCCTATCTGGCGCTGGCGCAGGGCGAGTCGGACAACCCGCGCAAACTCAGCGTGGCGCATCCGGACGGCTGGTCGGTCGCCTACGCCATGCTCGGCCGCGACGGCCGCCGCCGGGTGGTGGCGATGAAGACCTCGTACAAATTCGATCCGAGTCACGACCGCAGCACCAAGCGGTACTACACCACCATCACGCTCTACGACGACGCCACCGGCACCCCGATCGCGATGATGGACTGTTCGCGGGTGGGCGCCCTGCGCACACCGGCCGTCTCGGCCCTCCTGGTCCGCGAGACCGCCCGCCCGGGCGCGCACAGCGTGCTGCTCATCGGCACCGGCACCCAGGGCCGCAACGCGTTACCGCATCTGCTGGCCGCGAATCCGCAACTGGATCGGCTGATGGTCTACGGCACCCACCCCGAGGGCCTGGCGGCGGTCGCCGAGTATCTGCGCGAGCACGCGCCGCATCGCCAGCTCGAGGTGGTCGACGATCCGTACGCCGCCGCGGCCTCCGCCGACATCGTGCTGGCGACCGCCGGTCCCGGCACCGAGGTGGCGCTCGAATCCTCCGATCTGGCACCGGGTTCGGTGGTGGTCCTGGTCGGTTACGGCCTGGCGCCGTCCACCCTCGTCGACGCCGATCGGGTGGTCGCGACCAGCGCCGAGCAGATGGCGCTGACCGGTACCGACATGGCCGGACCGGACGGGCGGCTGCGGCCGGTGGACGCCGAACTGCCCGCGATCCTCAGCCGCCGCCTCCCGGCCCGCATCCGGCCCGACGAGCGCCTGTTCGTCTACAACAGCGGCCTGGTACTCACCGATGTCGCCGTCGCGCACGCCCTGGCCGAACGCGCGATCGCCGAGGGGCGCGGCACGGAGGTCCCGCTGTGGGACTGA
- a CDS encoding diaminopimelate epimerase has translation MTADARARSITAPPLPAHREEWERRLLADPELPGDIAHAIGGPFHVLYPARVGALIDAFTEQFRRSGVDGAIYYGKKANKSAGVVRACAEHGAGVDVASIGELTSALAQGIRGRDLMVTGPAKSDDLLWLAARHGALIAIDEPGEFDRLATLGIAARVLLRIVPPGSDSRFGLTDTEVESVLLRTDVASIRLEGFSFHLSGYDPIARSELAAVLIERCLHARTLGHPVTTLSIGGGFGVEYLPGDAWRTFAEGNHPGWFHAGKSFGSYYPYHQRPAGPAALAAILDHGDLAHALRANALRLAIEPGRALLDRAGSTVFRVQGVKTRTAQSVPYQLLTVDGTSLSLSEQWFDSEYLPDPVLWPMRPGAVTPASVGATTCLESDMLSWRRIPLPRPAVVGDLLIYPNTAGYQMDSNESAFHELPIPPKVLLSGGTGSDPARPSRLRWTLER, from the coding sequence GTGACCGCGGACGCCAGGGCGCGGTCGATCACCGCGCCACCGCTGCCCGCGCACCGGGAGGAATGGGAGCGGCGACTGCTGGCCGATCCGGAGCTGCCGGGCGATATCGCGCACGCGATCGGCGGTCCCTTCCACGTGCTGTATCCGGCGCGGGTCGGTGCGCTGATCGACGCCTTCACCGAGCAGTTCCGGCGCAGCGGCGTGGACGGGGCCATCTACTACGGCAAGAAGGCGAACAAATCCGCGGGCGTCGTCCGAGCCTGCGCCGAACACGGTGCGGGCGTGGACGTCGCCAGTATCGGTGAGTTGACTTCGGCGCTGGCGCAGGGCATCCGGGGCCGCGATCTGATGGTGACCGGCCCGGCCAAATCCGATGACCTGCTCTGGCTCGCCGCCCGCCACGGGGCCCTGATCGCGATCGACGAACCGGGCGAATTCGACCGGCTCGCGACCCTCGGCATCGCCGCGCGGGTGCTGCTGCGGATTGTTCCGCCCGGTTCGGACAGCCGTTTCGGGCTCACCGACACCGAGGTGGAGTCGGTGCTGCTGCGCACCGACGTGGCGTCGATCCGGCTGGAGGGGTTCAGTTTCCACCTCTCCGGTTACGATCCGATCGCCCGGTCGGAACTCGCCGCGGTGCTCATCGAACGCTGCCTGCACGCCCGCACCCTGGGCCATCCGGTCACCACCCTCTCCATCGGCGGCGGTTTCGGAGTGGAGTACCTGCCCGGCGACGCCTGGCGCACCTTCGCCGAGGGCAATCACCCCGGCTGGTTCCACGCCGGGAAGTCCTTCGGCTCCTACTATCCGTATCACCAGCGCCCGGCCGGTCCCGCGGCGCTGGCGGCGATTCTCGATCACGGCGATCTGGCACATGCACTGCGCGCCAACGCCCTTCGCCTCGCGATCGAGCCCGGACGCGCCCTGCTCGATCGCGCGGGCAGTACCGTGTTCCGGGTCCAGGGCGTGAAAACCCGTACCGCACAGTCGGTTCCCTATCAACTGCTCACCGTGGACGGCACCAGCCTGAGCCTGTCCGAGCAGTGGTTCGACAGCGAATATCTGCCCGACCCCGTGCTGTGGCCGATGCGACCGGGTGCGGTGACACCCGCGAGCGTCGGCGCCACCACCTGCCTGGAGTCGGACATGCTCAGCTGGCGGCGCATCCCGCTGCCACGCCCGGCCGTCGTGGGCGATCTGCTGATCTACCCCAATACGGCCGGATATCAGATGGACTCCAACGAATCGGCCTTCCACGAACTGCCGATTCCCCCCAAGGTGCTGCTGTCCGGCGGCACCGGATCGGATCCGGCCCGGCCGTCCCGGCTGCGCTGGACCCTCGAGCGTTGA
- a CDS encoding PLP-dependent cysteine synthase family protein: MPIVTRVTDLIGNTPLFELAVTAGGTRLLLKLEQFNPTGAAKIRMAREMVLDAEQRGLLRDGGHIIESTSGNTGLGLAVVAAERGYRFTAVVDHHACKDKLRAMRAMGTDLVYVADDGDDTLATSAREDLAEAMAAAQPDAYFTEQHNNDANPVGYYAVAEELLEDLGHVDILLSAVGTGGSLFGTARRLAELGQPARVIGVEPVGSIAFGGPGGPYWQSGTGTPPGATVGTAVDYSLLDEGVTVSDVDAFATARAVAHRSGLLIGGSAGGSVHVALQRLEEFEPGSTIVTIVCDGGEKYLDTVFDDEWMSDRDLLDRAAERAVTDLLDRYAPATGADRRNLVGAE, encoded by the coding sequence ATGCCGATCGTCACGCGCGTGACGGACCTGATCGGAAACACACCCCTGTTCGAGCTGGCCGTCACGGCCGGCGGCACCCGGCTGTTACTCAAGCTCGAACAGTTCAATCCGACCGGTGCGGCAAAGATCCGGATGGCACGCGAAATGGTGCTGGATGCCGAACAACGAGGTTTGCTGAGAGATGGCGGGCATATTATCGAGTCCACATCCGGAAATACCGGACTGGGACTTGCGGTGGTCGCGGCCGAGCGAGGCTACCGATTCACCGCGGTCGTGGACCACCACGCCTGTAAGGACAAACTGCGCGCGATGCGAGCCATGGGCACCGACCTCGTCTACGTCGCCGACGACGGGGACGACACGCTGGCCACCTCCGCCCGGGAGGATCTGGCCGAGGCGATGGCGGCCGCCCAGCCGGACGCCTACTTCACCGAACAGCACAACAACGACGCCAATCCGGTCGGCTACTACGCGGTCGCCGAAGAGTTGCTGGAAGATCTGGGCCACGTCGACATCCTGCTGTCCGCGGTCGGGACCGGCGGCTCGCTGTTCGGCACCGCGCGGCGGCTCGCCGAACTGGGACAGCCCGCGCGGGTGATCGGCGTGGAGCCGGTCGGCTCGATCGCCTTCGGCGGTCCCGGCGGCCCCTACTGGCAGTCCGGCACCGGAACCCCGCCCGGCGCGACCGTCGGCACCGCCGTGGACTACTCGCTGCTGGACGAGGGCGTCACCGTCTCGGATGTGGACGCCTTCGCCACCGCCCGCGCGGTCGCACACCGCTCCGGCCTGCTGATCGGCGGTTCCGCGGGCGGCTCGGTGCACGTCGCACTGCAACGACTGGAGGAGTTCGAACCGGGATCGACCATCGTCACCATCGTGTGCGACGGCGGCGAAAAATACCTCGACACCGTCTTCGACGACGAGTGGATGAGCGATCGCGATCTGCTCGACCGTGCCGCCGAACGCGCCGTCACCGACCTGCTCGACCGGTACGCACCGGCGACCGGGGCGGACCGGCGAAATCTCGTGGGTGCCGAGTGA
- a CDS encoding MATE family efflux transporter — translation MNPAIAAVLPRGDGRRLTALATPIALTQLAQVAISTTNIALMGSLGVDQVAAGGLALVLFNQIRTMCVGLITGSGNQVATVVSRAEQQNRSADDEIRDVVRSSFCIATIAGLLGAAILIGLGWSLQWLGQDATVLAEARPMMVALAPGLLPCLWFQVIRQYTVGMRRPQALLVVTLGSVAVNVVVALALIHGWAGLPALGLTGVGVASSVVFLLTFVVFWTMVRRDAVLGPILPVRMWPVRGRTVAAELRLGTPIALTYGSEAGMFSVLALAMGTLGPAALAAHNVVYQLVYIVFQVAVGLSHGASILVSRVVARDEYGRAQNLAWLALRQAAVVAALVGLLYVMAPDLVLRPFLTGHDGSTADLAHALLLIAIVLQFFDAAQNIGTGLLRGLEDTRAGFRLSLVGYWLVGLPTALLLAFPLGLGAAGVWWGLTAGLATTAILMLRRYFALLHQRERTEPRQLADSLN, via the coding sequence GTGAATCCGGCGATCGCGGCGGTCCTGCCTCGCGGCGACGGCCGCAGGCTGACCGCACTCGCCACCCCGATCGCCCTCACCCAGCTGGCGCAGGTCGCCATCTCCACCACCAATATCGCGCTGATGGGCAGCCTCGGCGTCGATCAGGTGGCGGCCGGTGGACTGGCCCTGGTGCTGTTCAACCAGATTCGCACCATGTGCGTCGGGCTGATCACCGGCAGCGGTAACCAGGTCGCGACCGTCGTGAGCCGGGCCGAGCAGCAGAACCGCTCCGCCGACGACGAGATCCGCGATGTCGTCCGGTCCAGTTTCTGCATAGCGACCATCGCCGGACTGCTGGGTGCGGCGATCCTGATCGGCCTGGGCTGGTCGCTGCAATGGCTGGGCCAGGACGCGACCGTACTCGCCGAGGCGCGGCCGATGATGGTCGCGCTGGCGCCGGGCCTGCTGCCCTGCCTGTGGTTCCAGGTGATCCGCCAGTACACCGTCGGAATGCGGCGGCCGCAGGCGCTGCTGGTCGTGACGCTGGGGTCGGTGGCGGTGAACGTCGTTGTCGCCCTGGCACTCATCCACGGCTGGGCCGGACTCCCCGCCCTGGGCCTGACCGGTGTGGGCGTGGCGTCCTCGGTGGTCTTCCTGCTCACCTTCGTGGTGTTCTGGACGATGGTGCGCCGTGACGCCGTGCTCGGGCCGATTCTGCCGGTGCGGATGTGGCCGGTGCGCGGGCGCACGGTCGCCGCCGAACTGCGTCTCGGCACGCCCATCGCGCTCACCTACGGTTCGGAAGCGGGCATGTTCTCGGTGCTCGCCCTGGCCATGGGCACCCTGGGACCGGCTGCGCTGGCCGCACACAATGTCGTCTATCAGCTGGTCTACATCGTGTTCCAGGTCGCGGTGGGGCTCTCGCACGGTGCCTCGATCCTGGTCAGCCGGGTGGTCGCGCGCGACGAGTACGGGCGCGCCCAGAATCTGGCCTGGCTGGCCCTGCGCCAGGCCGCGGTGGTGGCGGCGCTGGTCGGCCTGCTGTACGTGATGGCGCCCGATCTGGTGCTGCGGCCCTTCCTCACCGGGCACGACGGCAGCACCGCCGATCTCGCGCACGCCCTGCTGCTGATCGCCATCGTGCTGCAGTTCTTCGATGCCGCCCAGAACATCGGCACCGGACTGCTGCGCGGGCTCGAGGACACCCGGGCCGGATTCCGGCTGTCACTGGTCGGCTATTGGCTCGTCGGGTTGCCGACGGCGCTGCTGCTCGCCTTCCCGCTCGGTCTGGGCGCGGCCGGGGTGTGGTGGGGTCTGACGGCCGGACTCGCCACCACGGCGATCCTGATGCTGCGCCGGTACTTCGCGCTGCTGCACCAGCGCGAGCGAACCGAACCGCGGCAGTTGGCCGACAGCCTCAACTGA
- a CDS encoding flavodoxin family protein has protein sequence MRVVILFGTEMGTAERAAEAVADVLGGHDVAVYDMFDFDVDDLDVRDFHILVCSTYGSGDLPTGAEPFFEQLDDRLPDLTGLRFAVFGLGDTVYEDTFNRGGEICAEKFAARGAIQVGEHGRHDASTPERAHDQARGWARTLPINTLAAV, from the coding sequence GTGCGGGTAGTGATCCTGTTCGGAACCGAGATGGGAACCGCGGAGCGAGCGGCCGAGGCCGTGGCCGATGTGCTGGGCGGCCACGACGTCGCGGTGTACGACATGTTCGACTTCGACGTCGATGATCTGGATGTGCGGGACTTCCACATTCTGGTCTGCTCCACCTACGGCTCGGGCGATCTACCGACCGGCGCCGAGCCGTTCTTCGAGCAACTCGACGACCGCCTGCCGGATCTGACCGGGCTGCGCTTCGCGGTCTTCGGCCTCGGCGACACCGTGTACGAGGACACCTTCAACCGGGGCGGCGAGATCTGCGCCGAGAAGTTCGCCGCCCGGGGCGCGATCCAGGTCGGCGAGCACGGACGCCACGACGCCTCGACCCCCGAGCGGGCGCACGACCAGGCCCGGGGCTGGGCGCGCACACTCCCGATCAACACGCTCGCCGCCGTATGA
- a CDS encoding MTH1187 family thiamine-binding protein, translating to MIAAFSVTPLGAGADVGRAVAEAVRIVRASGLPNETNAMFTTLEGEWDEVMAVIKQASDAVLAAAPRCSLVIKADIRPGVTGAITSKVETVERYLAEG from the coding sequence ATGATCGCTGCCTTCTCGGTCACCCCGCTCGGCGCAGGCGCCGATGTGGGCCGGGCCGTCGCCGAAGCCGTCCGCATCGTCCGCGCCAGCGGCCTGCCCAATGAAACCAACGCCATGTTCACCACCCTCGAGGGCGAATGGGACGAGGTGATGGCGGTGATCAAACAGGCTTCCGACGCCGTGCTCGCCGCCGCACCCCGCTGCAGCCTGGTGATCAAGGCCGATATCCGCCCGGGGGTCACCGGCGCGATCACGAGCAAGGTCGAGACGGTGGAGCGCTACCTCGCCGAGGGCTGA
- a CDS encoding MazG family protein, translating into MDRLWTFGGWEVTQTHDSLRPYLLEETYELLDAIGQEDAETIKEELGDLLLQVLFHSRIAEAAGEFTVDDVAAALVAKLVNRSPHLTDPAVDADADIAAKVAAQERAWEERKLTEKSRRSCLDGIAMAQPALALAEKIRSRSAKAGLPDDLVPEDLRVVRLGGPESAEERLRKAALSFADRIRATEDAAEKARGERGPLSAEQWREFWAAPSSMGGPPHGDPQPSAR; encoded by the coding sequence ATGGACCGGCTGTGGACCTTCGGCGGCTGGGAGGTCACCCAGACCCACGATTCGCTGCGGCCGTATCTGCTCGAGGAGACCTACGAACTGCTCGACGCCATCGGTCAGGAGGATGCCGAGACGATCAAGGAGGAACTCGGCGATCTGCTGCTGCAGGTGCTGTTCCACTCCCGGATCGCCGAGGCCGCGGGCGAATTCACCGTCGACGATGTCGCAGCCGCCCTGGTCGCCAAGCTGGTGAACCGCAGCCCGCACCTGACCGATCCGGCCGTCGACGCGGACGCCGATATCGCCGCGAAGGTCGCCGCCCAGGAACGGGCCTGGGAGGAGCGCAAACTCACCGAGAAGTCCCGCCGCTCCTGCCTCGACGGCATCGCGATGGCACAGCCCGCCCTGGCACTGGCCGAGAAGATCCGCTCCCGCAGCGCCAAGGCGGGGCTACCGGACGATCTGGTGCCGGAGGATCTGCGTGTGGTGCGTCTGGGAGGCCCCGAGAGCGCCGAGGAGCGGCTGCGCAAGGCCGCACTGTCCTTCGCCGACCGCATTCGCGCAACGGAGGACGCCGCCGAGAAGGCACGAGGCGAACGAGGACCGCTGAGCGCGGAACAGTGGCGTGAGTTCTGGGCCGCACCAAGCTCGATGGGCGGGCCGCCTCATGGCGATCCTCAGCCCTCGGCGAGGTAG